The Tenebrio molitor chromosome 7, icTenMoli1.1, whole genome shotgun sequence region GTCTCATAGTTACTATATTTTCCTTAAAGGGAACAGAGTAGATGGGAAACATGTCACTAACCTTCAAATTCCACACGTGAATGGTGTTTGTTACATCTTTAGTATAAAAAATTAGTGGACGATTGTGTGACCATTGGATAATCTGTATTTTGCATCGACCTTCCAACGTGTCTTTGTTGGACAGTACCATCAAGGGCTTTTCGACCGAGCGCGAgtaaaaatttatgtggccGTTGTCAAATCCAGAAATTAAGTATTCGGCAGAGAAGGGACAAATTTCTAAACAATTTGCTTGGGAGTAAATGTCTGCAAGGGGAACAACACAATCAGTTGAATTGTTGTAGATTGTGCCAATACTCACTCGGAAGAAACTTCTTCACGCCGCTTTTGCCCCCACTGGTCAAACAGTGCACGATTATTCCGTAACTcgtcgaaatgtacaagttgcTGGAATCAAAATGGCTGACAGCAAGGTCCGTACAGTTGAAATCGTCAATCTCGGGATACAGCTTTCTCAAAGatattcttgtatttataGCGATTATCACAGATCCCCAATGAGCCAAACCTTGATTTTCTACGATCCTTCCGCGACTCTCGTCTTTGAAAATCACTCCCCAAATGATAACATCGCCCTCTTCATCTAGACTACACACCTGAAAAATAGCTTCTCGTTAGTTGTCGAGAATCATTCTTCGAAGATAAATACTTCTGTTGATTTGTGAGGGACAAAAAGACTCGTTGGTGTTGACGTGTTGGTCAAAGACTGAAGAGATACGATTCTGCAAGAGTGTCCGCGACCAACTTCGGTCGAGTACGTTGGACCACGCATCAAGAAGTTGTCTTGCTCGGCGtacacatttttgtgacaCGCTGAATTTTCTCGGGTGTCCCATACCACTACAGTTCTTTAATACCGAATTAGAAGAGTTGGTAACGACTAGAATGAAACTTACCCATTATCGAGTCCACCGAAGATGAGACTAGGACAATCGAAACTAAACGTACAACAAATAACTTCAccgaaaacaacaaacaacatTTCTGGCGTTTCAGGGTTGGATATGTTCCACAAACACACCACACTCTTTTCGAAAGCATCTTCACTGTCTCGTCCGTGAACTGTCAAGATTTTGTTGGTGTTGTTTGCACAAAAGCAAACATCATTTATTGTCCTACTTTTGAGAATGTCAAGTGTTTGTGTGTTGTATAAAATGTGACCTTTGCTAAACGGAATGCTGCTTTGACTACTCTCATTACTAATTTGCAAATTCGCCTCGGCTTGTAAGTTAAGAATGAGATTTCCACTTGCCAGTAAAAATCTCTCCAAACTACTTTCGTTGTACGAACTttcagatttttctttttcgaccGCATCTCCCCCCACGCCTAAATAGTTGCACTTGTAAACCTCCCAAAACTCGTCGTTTTGTTCAATTTTGTCGAAAACTGGAGGAAACTGTGTCCATTTATTCTTGCAAGAGATTTCGTCAGTTTGCACTTCTTCGTTTACGTCATCTTCGCCTGTCTGTACCGACGCTTGCACTGTATTACtctttccaaaatttttgatgaaaaCGTCGTAAGGCACTGGTGGCAAGTCCAACAAAGTAAAGCTGTAATGATCCAGTCGAATCATGCTCAGAATCTCTTGGCCGCGTTTCCGCCTCAACTCGACACTCTTCCTGTGTTGGTACTTCTTCTGAGCCCccaaaaaattgataaactgCAGCGACTTCCCATCTTCGAAACCTTCGTCAGACAGAGACCCCAGATTGCTTCTGTTTTGGTCGCGATTCAAATTAGCGTTTTCTTTCTCGATTGATTCTTTTATGTTGTCCAGAATTTGTCTATGTCTAGATTCCGGTAGCTCGTAATTGCCTGAATCTAATTTCTTTTCGTCGTCGGTACCAGCCGAGCTGACACGCTTCGGGGCGGATTTAAGCTCCATTGACTCGCTCTCGCTTGTTTCACTCGTTGTGGTGGTACTCGACACGTTCTCGAGCGAATTTGACGAGTCGTACTCCTCGAAATCAGATTCGTAGGAGTCAAAATCGTCTTCGTACTCCTCTTGAGCTTCCTCCACTTTGATAGTGAGTGGTACTTTGGCTTTTGGTACGTCTGGTCCAACAATATTGTTGTTAACGATGCTCCCTTTTCGCAGAGTTGCCGTTCTGGGCCTCTCCGACATAGAACTAGTATCGAGGGATGTGTCGTTACTACTAATTCTAGGACTCGCAACTTTCTGTACAATAGATCTCGAACCGGGGGATATATCATTAGTACTACGAGTAATTCTAGGACTCGCGACTTTCTGTACAATAGATCTCGAACTCGGTACTTTGTGTGTCTTTATCTTTTTATCTTCAATTGTAAGTGCATTGGAATACATTTTCTTGCTAGGAAAGTACTGGCTTTTAGTCACTCTACTACTAGGTGGTGTGACAGGTCTACTCGACGGTGGCTTAGTAGTACTCACAGATTTCTTGGTCGGTGCAGGTCTACTTACTCGTTTAACTGAACTCTGATTTGCTGGTGGTTTTGAAACttgcttttttattttctcttcaTCTTCGTCTTTCTTTTTGCTCAGAGTCCTAGTGCTAGTTCGTACTTTTGGTACTTCCTTTTTCGTCGTCTCTGTCCCCCTTTTCGTCCTCGTCGTATTGACCAATTGCTTGGCGATTCCATCCTTCACCTAATTTATTCTGTTAATACCACGTAAGAAaatttgtcagatttaccTTCTTTGTAGACataaattgaataaaatatcCGTCACATTTATGTATGTCAACCTAACTGCCAACTCTACTAGAATGTCCCTGAAATAATCAATAAAAGGTAAAATACGCTTCACGCTTTGGTGCTTTCGGTCGGGATCAATAATTAAAGGCGGGTAAAACAAAAgacagtttttaaaaattatttaatatcacAGTAAGCGAACGTACTCGTACTTATTAGTACCACATTATtgcaaaataaacacaaataaataatacaaaaacaatACACTTAGAGCTACTGGACGAAGAAGGCACACACGTTTTGTTATCAACGAGAAAATCTTGGTACAATCGTTGCATATTGTCCAGATTTCTGACCATCGGAACATTCCTAAGTCGTGCCGTATTATCGTGGAACAAAATGTCTGACTTTCCATTATATGGCCCAAACATTTGCAGAGGTGTAGTCAACGATTTGTAACTTCTACCAAACAAACTATCCAATTGCAAAAATACATCAAGCGTGTCTTCGGTCCAAAGAGTGGTACTGTTAGATCTGACCATTGCTTGACCGACAGGTGACCAAGTCAAATGGCAaccttcagattttttttcgcaCATAACGCTAAACAACTCTGGTGTTATCCTTCCAAATTTATTCTCAATTGGGCCTAAAATcacctattaaaaaaattaaaatagtgtGTGGTACTCACTGTTGACAAAATCGACGATCGAATTTTTGGAAATGAACGCAACATCGCCTTTCTTGTCGAGCAAACATCGCAAAGCTCCAAACTCTCCTCTGTACGATACAGCATCACAGTACTTTTCATTATGGGGCAAACCTGGAATACAACTGGACCCGAAGAAGCTGGTCGCCGCTGCAGTATAAGGACAAGAACGAAGAAGATTTTTGTCGCGTAACGTGAACACCACTGAATTCCACGCTACTCCGTCGAAAGCGGGAAAACAAGCTTTGTAACCTCGAAGATCTTCCAATTTGTTGATGGTGGTACCGTTTCTGGTCACAGCTACGGTGAGGTACTTTGCGTTGTCGTTGACGGTCTCGTAGAAGAGACTTTTCAAGTTATACTTTTGTATAGCTTCATTGAGTAGATCTGGTGGTACCATGACGATGTCGGCGGCCTTGTGGCTTACGGCGTCCATACAATGCGTTGTGTTGTCCGCTTTGAGACAGTCTAAGTCCGGCTCGATGCCGTAGACTGCTGCCGATTCTCTCAACCACGAGCACTTTGCGTTTTCTATTATCGAAGTGGTACAGATTCGGATGGTTCTTGGAGGATGACACCCAGAAAAACTGTTAGCGTTGAGAAAACCCGTAGCTTTCTCTAGGAAAGTTTCGATGGGTTCGATCGGTTCCAGCTTGTTGATGGACATGTGGAAGGTTTCGATCAAACTGAGTACCGCGGCTTGCCAAGAAAAACTATCCGCGCCGGAGAGAGACGCTATAAACTCCTGGATGTCTTGGGCAGCGGTTCTACAAATCACTGATTAATCTGGAAAGTGGACAACAGCGATTTGGTACCTTTTGGTTGCAACAACCGGCCACGGTTTCACCACCCAGATGCAAGGATTCGTACCGTTGACAGGTCTGGTGGTACCATCGGGACAAAGAAAACTGTAACCTTCTGGAGACGATTCAGGACCTCCAGGTACTAACCCGAAGTGAAGACGAACGTCATCTAGACGGGCCCAACTGACGTCGCCTGCGCCATCAGTTAGACAAAACAAAGAACCGCGTCTTCCCCAGTACTTGTCAGAACCTTCGCATCTGGAAGGATTGTCGCAAAGCGCGCACAAATTCGGATATTTTTGttctaaaaaacaaaattaatccCACGGACTACCACTCTGGGGGGTAAATTTACTCAATTCTTGATCGAGTTTAGGGTTGTGCACCCAAGGTCCTGCCTTACAAGCACtcttgaaaaattgtgaagacgCTCTGATGCGATTTTCAGTGATGGTGAATTTAGTCTCGCAACTCTGAGGTATCACGGATGCTTCTAAATACTAAAAGTGGGACATTTAGTCTAGATTGAAACTCACAACAAGATTGATTAGTTTCGTACATTCGATAAAATTCTAGTCCAGTCTGTTTCGTAGCCGTATCCAGGATGGCAAAATTTTTTACCTTTGAGATCATGTTTGCTCGCAATTCCCGCCGAGTCTTGCACAACTGCCACCACCTCGTACTCATACTTagctacaataaaaaaattagaaaatttggaGTGCTCCAAACACGTTCCTACTCTCGGTGTAGCGCAGTTCGTTTGTGAGCAGCACCTCAATTTCTGAATTCGTGGCGGTAACTAGATCCTCCGGTGTGAATACCGAGAAGTCCGCTTGTCCTTTGGCAATTTTTCTTAAGCAGTCTAATCTGCGAACCCATTTTAATAAAGCTTGGCACGACACGTGTTTAAACGGTTTTTACCTATCGATTCCGAGAACACACTCTGCTTTGCTCTCGGGTTTGTCCAGAGTCGGACAATAACGTCCCGAACGTTTGAAACCTCCTCTACCATCCACTATGCATAGTTTGACTAAAAGCAACAACTGTTTTTTAACGTGATAATATTAAAGTGAATTGAGATAATGTCCAAACAAAGACCAGAACTTTCAACCACAAATGGGATCATGTTCGGGGATTGTATTACGTTTTGGACGACAGAACGAGTTTGTTGAGGGTCTTTAAGAGACAAAGATGACTTCCGCGGAGGTATAAATGGAGAATGGTAATGAATCCTCAAAGTCAAATTAGTTACGCACACGCaaagacaaaaaatatagttAATTACACcgtgataaaaaattatttgtgttgttaggaaaaatgaaaaataattttcattttctgagAATTGAAGTTGATTTAATATGATAATCTGAATGTGACCGGTTCTTGTGTAGAAGGTGTGAAAATCCCATAGATTCATACgaagaattttatttgaacaaatataccatataaaatgtaaatatttgaaaaaaaaaatgtatgacgGAATTGTACAAACTTCGAAAGTATTGATATGCTAAATGTTATTGTAATATCAGTTCATGGTGGTAAAATGTTTGGGCGATTAAAAcccgatttaaaaaattatcatcCACTTATCAATATTTGTCGCACTTAACGACACATTCCTACATTATTTTTGCCGCGACAGAAATACTTCAGAACGAATTTCATGGGTAAAAATGCATCACGTTAATTTCGTACTAATAGGACGACTTTAA contains the following coding sequences:
- the LOC138135518 gene encoding cytoplasmic dynein 2 intermediate chain 1: MSTKKVKDGIAKQLVNTTRTKRGTETTKKEVPKVRTSTRTLSKKKDEDEEKIKKQVSKPPANQSSVKRVSRPAPTKKSVSTTKPPSSRPVTPPSSRVTKSQYFPSKKMYSNALTIEDKKIKTHKVPSSRSIVQKVASPRITRSTNDISPGSRSIVQKVASPRISSNDTSLDTSSMSERPRTATLRKGSIVNNNIVGPDVPKAKVPLTIKVEEAQEEYEDDFDSYESDFEEYDSSNSLENVSSTTTTSETSESESMELKSAPKRVSSAGTDDEKKLDSGNYELPESRHRQILDNIKESIEKENANLNRDQNRSNLGSLSDEGFEDGKSLQFINFLGAQKKYQHRKSVELRRKRGQEILSMIRLDHYSFTLLDLPPVPYDVFIKNFGKSNTVQASVQTGEDDVNEEVQTDEISCKNKWTQFPPVFDKIEQNDEFWEVYKCNYLGVGGDAVEKEKSESSYNESSLERFLLASGNLILNLQAEANLQISNESSQSSIPFSKGHILYNTQTLDILKSRTINDVCFCANNTNKILTVHGRDSEDAFEKSVVCLWNISNPETPEMLFVVFGEVICCTFSFDCPSLIFGGLDNGTVVVWDTRENSACHKNVYAEQDNFLMRGPTYSTEVGRGHSCRIVSLQSLTNTSTPTSLFVPHKSTEVCSLDEEGDVIIWGVIFKDESRGRIVENQGLAHWGSVIIAINTRISLRKLYPEIDDFNCTDLAVSHFDSSNLYISTSYGIIVHCLTSGGKSGVKKFLPNIYSQANCLEICPFSAEYLISGFDNGHINFYSRSVEKPLMVLSNKDTLEGRCKIQIIQWSHNRPLIFYTKDVTNTIHVWNLKVSDMFPIYSVPFKENIVTMRLSPVISDNDGAPEKTYMMIATDKGSVYVHLLNDEHDQQSAEAFEADRRKFLNYINRYV
- the Tsf3 gene encoding transferrin, encoding MTTKIQRTSCVFFVALFVLSCAYSEKFKLCIVDGRGGFKRSGRYCPTLDKPESKAECVLGIDRLDCLRKIAKGQADFSVFTPEDLVTATNSEIEVLLTNELRYTETKYEYEVVAVVQDSAGIASKHDLKGKKFCHPGYGYETDWTRILSNYLEASVIPQSCETKFTITENRIRASSQFFKSACKAGPWVHNPKLDQELKQKYPNLCALCDNPSRCEGSDKYWGRRGSLFCLTDGAGDVSWARLDDVRLHFGLVPGGPESSPEGYSFLCPDGTTRPVNGTNPCIWVVKPWPVVATKRTAAQDIQEFIASLSGADSFSWQAAVLSLIETFHMSINKLEPIEPIETFLEKATGFLNANSFSGCHPPRTIRICTTSIIENAKCSWLRESAAVYGIEPDLDCLKADNTTHCMDAVSHKAADIVMVPPDLLNEAIQKYNLKSLFYETVNDNAKYLTVAVTRNGTTINKLEDLRGYKACFPAFDGVAWNSVVFTLRDKNLLRSCPYTAAATSFFGSSCIPGLPHNEKYCDAVSYRGEFGALRCLLDKKGDVAFISKNSIVDFVNSPIENKFGRITPELFSVMCEKKSEGCHLTWSPVGQAMVRSNSTTLWTEDTLDVFLQLDSLFGRSYKSLTTPLQMFGPYNGKSDILFHDNTARLRNVPMVRNLDNMQRLYQDFLVDNKTCVPSSSSSSKCIVFVLFICVYFAIMWY